The following coding sequences are from one Cygnus atratus isolate AKBS03 ecotype Queensland, Australia chromosome 15, CAtr_DNAZoo_HiC_assembly, whole genome shotgun sequence window:
- the CHST12 gene encoding carbohydrate sulfotransferase 12 yields the protein MTKARLLRLSVVLVSIFMILLIIVYWDNVGTAHFYLHTSFSRPHSPGAIPGITAGGDWEALPDVDEFLAKLLSSNLKQNSSTSRKTEQLLVQGSSKPVVSNLEENVRGYDWSTHNARNSLDQEKLQIERQRTLREFCANSSFAFPTKERSFDDIPNYELNHLIVDDRHGIIYCYVPKVACTNWKRVMIVLSESLLDQGVPYRNPLDIPREHVHNTSTHLTFNKFWRRYGKFSRHLMKIKLKKYTKFLFVRDPFVRLISAFRSKFELENEEFYRRFAIPMLKLYSNHTNLPTSVSEAFGAGLKVSFSDFIQYLLDPRTEKMAPFNEHWRQVYRLCHPCQIDYDFIGKLETLDEDAAYLLQLLKVDRLLRFPPSYRNRTASSWEDDWFAKIPLAWRQQLYKLYEADFVLFGYPKPENLLKD from the coding sequence ATGACCAAAGCACGGCTCCTCCGTCTCTCTGTGGTGCTGGTCTCCATCTTCATGATCCTCCTGATCATTGTGTACTGGGACAACGTGGGAACGGCACACTTCTACCTGCACACGTCCTTTTCCAGGCCTCACTCCCCAGGGGCCATCCCTGGTATCACTGCAGGTGGAGACTGGGAAGCCTTGCCAGATGTGGATGAATTTTTGGCAAAGCTGCTTAGTTCGAACCTGAAACAGAACAGCTCTACCTCCCGAAagacagagcagctgcttgTCCAGGGCTCCAGCAAGCCCGTGGTGAGCAATTTGGAGGAGAACGTACGGGGCTATGACTGGTCTACACACAATGCCAGAAACAGCTTGGACCAAGAGAAACTGCAGATAGAGAGGCAGAGAACGTTGCGGGAGTTCTGTGCCAATTCCAGCTTCGCCTTCCCCACCAAGGAGCGCTCCTTTGATGACATCCCAAACTATGAGCTCAACCACCTGATTGTGGATGACCGCCACGGCATCATCTACTGTTACGTCCCCAAGGTGGCCTGCACCAACTGGAAACGGGTGATGATTGTGCTGAGCGAGAGCCTGCTGGACCAGGGGGTTCCCTACCGAAACCCCCTGGATATCCCGCGGGAACACGTTCACAACACCAGCACCCACTTGACTTTCAACAAATTCTGGCGTCGCTACGGGAAATTCTCCCGGCACCTCATGAAGATCAAGCTGAAGAAGTACACTAAGTTCCTCTTCGTACGGGACCCTTTTGTCCGCCTCATCTCTGCCTTTCGCAGCAAATTTGAGCTGGAGAACGAGGAGTTCTACCGGCGTTTTGCCATCCCCATGCTAAAGCTGTACTCCAACCATACCAACCTTCCCACCTCTGTTAGCGAGGCCTTTGGGGCAGGCCTCAAAGTCTCCTTTTCTGACTTCATCCAGTACTTACTGGATCCCAGGACAGAGAAGATGGCCCCCTTCAACGAGCACTGGAGGCAGGTTTACCGGCTGTGCCACCCGTGCCAGATAGACTATGATTTCATTGGGAAGCTGGAGACGCTGGATGAGGATGCTGCTTATCTACTGCAGCTCCTCAAAGTGGACAGGCTGCTCCGCTTTCCTCCCAGCTACAGGAACAGgactgccagcagctgggaggatgACTGGTTTGCCAAAATCCCACTGgcctggaggcagcagctctaCAAGCTTTATGAAGCAGATTTTGTACTCTTTGGCTACCCCAAGCCAGAAAACTTGCTCAAAGACTAA